The following are from one region of the Hemibagrus wyckioides isolate EC202008001 linkage group LG24, SWU_Hwy_1.0, whole genome shotgun sequence genome:
- the ptp4a2b gene encoding protein tyrosine phosphatase type IVA 2: protein MGRLANMNRPAAVEITYECMRFLITHNPTNSTLNKFTEELKKFEVNTLVRVCEATYDKAPVEREGIQVLDWPFDDGAPPPTQIVDDWLNLVKTKFRDEPGCCIAVHCVAGLGRAPVLVALALIESGMKYEDAVQFIRQKRRGAFNSKQLLYLEKYRPKMRLRFKDANGHNCCIQ, encoded by the exons ATGGG CCGTCTTGCCAACATGAACCGCCCTGCCGCTGTTGAAATTACCTACGAGTGCATGAGATTCCTCATCACGCACAACCCTACCAACTCAACGCTCAACAAGTTCACAGAG GAACTGAAGAAGTTTGAGGTAAACACACTTGTGCGCGTGTGCGAGGCCACTTACGACAAGGCGCCTGTGGAGCGGGAGGGCATCCAGGTTCTG GACTGGCCCTTTGATGATGGAGCTCCACCCCCCACCCAGATTGTTGATGATTGGCTAAATTTGGTGAAGACCAAGTTCCGTGATGAACCAGGATGCTGCATTGCTGTGCACTGTGTTGCAGGATTGGGCCG AGCACCTGTACTCGTGGCCTTGGCCCTGATCGAGAGTGGAATGAAGTATGAGGATGCAGTGCAGTTTATCCGGCA gaaGAGACGTGGAGCCTTCAACTCCAAACAGCTTCTTTACCTCGAAAAATACAGACCTAAGATGCGCCTGCGTTTCAAAGATGCCAACGGTCACAACTGCTGCATCCAGTAA